The Kozakia baliensis genome includes a region encoding these proteins:
- a CDS encoding DMT family transporter, which translates to MNPSVAKFIPLIAAVAIVSWGSAYPVVRIALHDLSPIPLAALRYMIASIMALGWLAWKRPPFPAWRDWPRFIVCGAIGISLYNIFFNTGEVTVSAGAASLLISAAPLIAALLAVAFLGERLTFWGWIGSLLSFAGVVLIAEGQMGGVSFGSGATLVFGAAVCGALYTTLQKKLVHRYGALPSICYILIIGAVLLSPWLPQALSALPHASISSWAAVLELGIFPAAIGYAAWAFVIGHLGAARGAGMLYLLPPTTLVLAFLLTGEVPSSRTLIGGAIVMAGVFVTNIYGHPRRATRQGDAAQTDPGKA; encoded by the coding sequence ATGAACCCTTCCGTAGCGAAATTTATTCCCCTGATTGCCGCTGTGGCGATTGTTTCCTGGGGCAGTGCTTACCCGGTTGTCAGGATCGCTCTTCACGATCTGTCGCCGATCCCATTGGCGGCCCTGCGCTATATGATTGCCTCGATCATGGCGCTTGGGTGGTTGGCCTGGAAGCGCCCGCCATTTCCCGCGTGGCGCGATTGGCCGCGTTTTATCGTCTGCGGCGCGATCGGCATTTCGCTCTACAATATCTTTTTCAATACGGGCGAAGTAACGGTTTCCGCTGGAGCAGCGAGTTTGCTGATCAGCGCCGCGCCGTTGATCGCGGCTCTGCTGGCCGTTGCTTTTCTCGGAGAGCGGCTGACATTTTGGGGCTGGATTGGCTCATTGCTTAGTTTCGCAGGGGTTGTGCTGATCGCGGAAGGTCAGATGGGCGGTGTTTCTTTCGGATCTGGCGCGACTTTGGTTTTTGGCGCTGCCGTTTGCGGTGCGCTTTACACGACGTTGCAGAAAAAGCTGGTGCATCGGTACGGCGCTTTGCCCAGCATTTGCTACATCCTGATTATCGGCGCGGTTCTGCTTTCCCCTTGGTTGCCGCAGGCTCTCTCGGCATTGCCTCATGCCTCGATAAGTTCCTGGGCAGCGGTATTGGAGCTCGGAATTTTCCCCGCAGCGATCGGTTACGCCGCTTGGGCTTTCGTTATCGGGCATCTCGGGGCGGCGCGCGGGGCGGGGATGCTGTATCTTCTGCCGCCCACGACGTTGGTTTTGGCCTTTCTTCTGACGGGAGAAGTGCCAAGCTCACGCACGTTGATCGGTGGTGCGATCGTGATGGCTGGTGTGTTCGTCACCAATATTTATGGCCATCCGCGACGGGCGACGCGCCAAGGCGACGCAGCCCAGACCGATCCCGGCAAGGCATAA
- a CDS encoding SDR family oxidoreductase — protein MSEGIAGKVIAITGASSGLGEASARYLAARGARVALAARRRDRLDAIVADIEKLGGTARAYTVDVTDRNSVDSFVQSVTKEFGCLDVLVNNAGLMAIAPLAQRRVEEWDRMIDINIKGVLYGIAAALPIFTQQKSGHFINISSVAGIKVFAPGGSVYSGTKYAVRAISEGLRQEAGDLFRVTCIEPGAVKSELSQGSGDEESRKRVESFYETAIPAESVARAIAYAVEQPDEVDINEIVLRPKTQEF, from the coding sequence ATGAGCGAAGGAATTGCGGGGAAAGTCATTGCCATCACAGGCGCAAGCAGCGGGTTAGGCGAAGCATCCGCCCGTTATCTCGCAGCACGCGGTGCGCGTGTGGCTCTGGCGGCGCGCAGACGCGATCGGCTGGACGCTATTGTGGCTGACATCGAGAAGCTGGGCGGAACGGCCCGCGCCTATACCGTCGATGTGACGGATCGCAATAGCGTGGATTCTTTCGTGCAGAGCGTAACGAAAGAATTCGGATGCCTCGATGTGCTGGTCAATAACGCGGGACTGATGGCCATCGCACCTCTCGCGCAAAGGCGCGTCGAGGAATGGGATCGCATGATCGATATCAATATCAAGGGCGTTCTCTACGGTATTGCCGCAGCCCTGCCGATCTTCACGCAACAGAAAAGCGGGCATTTCATCAATATTTCTTCGGTGGCCGGCATCAAGGTGTTCGCACCGGGTGGCAGCGTTTATTCCGGCACGAAATATGCAGTGCGGGCCATTTCCGAAGGATTGCGCCAGGAAGCAGGCGATTTGTTCCGCGTGACCTGCATCGAGCCAGGCGCGGTGAAAAGCGAGTTGAGCCAGGGGAGCGGCGACGAAGAAAGCCGTAAGCGGGTCGAAAGCTTCTATGAAACCGCTATTCCGGCGGAATCGGTAGCGCGTGCCATCGCTTACGCCGTCGAGCAACCTGATGAAGTGGACATTAACGAGATCGTCTTGCGCCCGAAAACGCAGGAGTTTTAA
- a CDS encoding LysE family translocator, producing MTVTQSLISFIFTITLLVLTPGLDTALVLRTATVDGANRAFRAALGILTGCCVWGLAAALGLSAMLAASNIAFEILKWGGALYLAWVGSQLLLHPRAHFVAESQPRTFIADPFAKGAMQNLLNPKIGVFYISFLPQFIPHGVEAGPYILMLAALHVAICLVWFVALILMTHSLAPFMRNPSFVRIMDRVTGIVFVGFGLKLAFSRN from the coding sequence GTGACCGTCACCCAGTCTCTCATCTCTTTCATTTTCACCATTACGTTGCTTGTGCTGACGCCTGGCCTCGATACGGCGCTCGTTCTGCGCACTGCGACGGTCGATGGCGCGAACCGGGCTTTCCGGGCGGCTCTGGGTATTCTAACCGGCTGCTGCGTCTGGGGACTGGCGGCGGCGCTCGGTTTGAGCGCGATGCTGGCGGCATCGAATATAGCATTCGAGATTTTGAAATGGGGCGGGGCGCTCTACTTAGCCTGGGTCGGTTCTCAGTTATTATTGCATCCACGCGCGCATTTCGTTGCGGAAAGCCAGCCGCGCACCTTTATTGCAGACCCTTTTGCCAAGGGAGCAATGCAAAACCTGCTCAACCCTAAGATCGGCGTGTTTTATATCAGTTTTTTGCCGCAGTTCATTCCGCACGGCGTGGAAGCCGGGCCCTATATTCTTATGTTGGCCGCCCTACACGTGGCCATTTGCCTAGTCTGGTTCGTGGCGTTGATCCTGATGACGCATTCCCTGGCACCTTTCATGCGCAATCCGAGCTTCGTTAGAATTATGGACCGCGTTACTGGCATCGTTTTCGTCGGTTTCGGTCTGAAACTGGCTTTCTCCCGCAACTGA
- a CDS encoding glycosyltransferase family 2 protein: MMFSIIIANYNYARFISDAINSVLIQDWPKFEIIVVDDGSTDESAQIIRSFGHKVKAFFRQNGGQREANNFGFAQSRGDIVIFLDADDVLVPGALRAIGSVWREGLSKVQVQMQRVDEQKNPIRNVIPRIPKDLSFKKILQWAYTTSEYPSPPGSGNAWSRKFLEKFFPIKEDYDAFTDSTCIAMAPYLGDIETIEVPFVLYRMHGENDSNLSNNNRNFSREIARSLKRHAAACDACKMAGLPPPSKRSLFRGPHLLQLRVASLRLTPEHKPLVSDSRKRALYDALLILFRPSFEKFYVRLIISAWSILALTTPEKISRKIIAKRFA; the protein is encoded by the coding sequence ATGATGTTCTCAATTATCATAGCAAACTATAATTACGCGCGTTTTATTTCCGACGCGATCAATAGTGTTCTCATTCAGGATTGGCCAAAATTCGAGATCATCGTGGTCGATGACGGCTCTACCGATGAATCCGCTCAAATCATTCGGTCTTTCGGACATAAGGTAAAAGCCTTTTTCAGGCAAAATGGTGGCCAGCGGGAAGCTAATAATTTTGGTTTTGCGCAAAGTCGTGGGGATATCGTTATTTTCCTCGACGCGGATGACGTATTGGTCCCTGGCGCATTGCGAGCAATTGGTTCGGTTTGGCGAGAAGGCCTAAGCAAAGTCCAAGTGCAGATGCAACGTGTGGACGAACAGAAAAATCCAATCCGGAACGTTATTCCGAGAATCCCTAAAGATTTATCGTTCAAGAAAATACTGCAATGGGCTTATACGACCTCGGAATATCCATCGCCTCCCGGGTCTGGGAATGCATGGTCTCGCAAATTTCTTGAGAAATTTTTTCCGATAAAAGAAGATTACGACGCTTTTACCGATTCTACTTGTATCGCCATGGCGCCATATTTAGGCGACATCGAAACGATTGAAGTGCCTTTCGTTTTATACAGAATGCATGGCGAAAACGATAGTAACCTTTCAAATAACAATAGAAATTTCAGCAGAGAAATCGCGCGTTCCCTCAAACGTCATGCCGCGGCTTGCGATGCTTGCAAGATGGCAGGGCTTCCTCCGCCTTCCAAAAGATCGCTTTTCCGGGGGCCTCATCTGCTCCAGTTGCGCGTTGCCTCGCTCCGTTTAACGCCGGAACATAAGCCGCTTGTAAGCGACAGTCGCAAACGCGCCTTATACGATGCTTTGCTAATTTTATTCCGCCCAAGCTTCGAGAAATTCTATGTCCGCCTGATTATTTCGGCCTGGAGCATCCTGGCGTTAACAACGCCCGAGAAGATATCGAGGAAAATTATCGCGAAAAGATTTGCATGA
- a CDS encoding glycosyltransferase family 4 protein — protein sequence MRILHLSNHCRFANGNVHAAVDLACQQVAEGHTVAFGSSGGFYEPLLQENGVLLIDIPQEDRKAKTVSRAIAALWRTIRKFKPDVIHAHMMTGAIIAWPLTRLTRIPLITTVHNSFERHAIIMGLGDRTIGVSQAVSDEMIRRRVPRSRVRTVLNGTGNVVRRQKETQSSVSLSKPSLISVGGLHPRKGIPYLLEAFDIVWKSHPEATLNILGEGPFRQEYEKQAAALPSGKNIIFYGALEDTKTYLEASDIFVLPSLREPFGLVITEAREADCAIVATNVDGVPEVTAIGDAGLLVPPADAQALAEALLSLLENPDLLQAQKEASKRDIDFFDISRVSAETSDVYRDALEKRRVLSKR from the coding sequence ATGCGTATCCTTCATCTTTCTAATCACTGCCGATTTGCAAACGGCAATGTTCATGCCGCCGTGGATTTGGCTTGTCAGCAAGTGGCTGAAGGCCACACTGTGGCTTTTGGGAGTTCCGGAGGGTTTTACGAACCATTACTGCAGGAAAACGGCGTTTTACTCATCGATATTCCTCAGGAAGATCGGAAAGCGAAAACCGTATCGCGCGCGATAGCTGCACTATGGCGCACGATCAGAAAATTTAAGCCTGACGTTATTCATGCGCATATGATGACGGGCGCGATTATCGCTTGGCCATTGACGCGCCTCACGCGCATCCCGCTGATCACCACAGTTCATAACTCCTTTGAACGACATGCCATCATCATGGGGTTGGGAGATCGCACTATCGGTGTGAGCCAGGCCGTTTCCGACGAGATGATCCGCCGACGTGTTCCGCGTTCGCGTGTCCGAACCGTGCTGAATGGGACGGGAAATGTCGTGCGTCGTCAGAAAGAGACGCAATCCTCCGTTTCCCTGTCGAAGCCAAGCTTGATCTCCGTGGGAGGGCTGCATCCCCGCAAGGGCATTCCCTATTTGCTCGAAGCTTTCGATATCGTCTGGAAATCTCACCCGGAAGCGACCTTGAATATTCTCGGTGAGGGTCCTTTTCGTCAAGAATACGAAAAACAGGCTGCCGCGCTCCCTAGTGGGAAAAACATCATATTTTATGGCGCTTTAGAAGATACGAAAACTTATCTGGAAGCCTCGGATATTTTCGTTCTTCCGTCACTGCGTGAGCCTTTCGGTCTCGTTATTACCGAGGCGCGTGAAGCGGATTGCGCCATTGTCGCAACGAATGTGGATGGCGTGCCGGAAGTGACTGCCATCGGTGACGCAGGTTTGCTCGTGCCGCCTGCCGATGCGCAAGCTCTGGCCGAAGCGTTGCTTTCCTTGCTTGAGAATCCGGATTTACTTCAAGCGCAAAAAGAAGCTTCGAAACGCGACATAGATTTCTTCGATATCAGCCGCGTCAGTGCCGAGACATCGGATGTCTATCGCGACGCGCTTGAGAAGAGGCGAGTATTGTCGAAGCGCTAA
- a CDS encoding ABC transporter ATP-binding protein, producing MAGIDVSGLSISFPIYHGDSRTLKKSMANAVSGMRRSGPAAHLQEDARQRVIVSVLNDISFRLNPGDRLGLIGGNGAGKTTLLRALAGIYEPVVGRVRVSGTMGTLLDTNLGMNPELTGAENVRLRCLFFGISRTKTAQILRDVEDFAELGAFLDMPVKTYSSGMVVRLAFGLATAIAPQVLLMDEWFMAGDATFIHKARARLESLVEQAEILVVSSHQPEIMRQWCTRLIWLENGVIRMDGAPEAVLDAYLSA from the coding sequence ATGGCAGGTATCGATGTCAGCGGGTTGAGCATCAGCTTTCCCATCTATCATGGCGATAGCCGCACGCTGAAAAAATCCATGGCCAATGCGGTGTCGGGGATGCGCCGTTCCGGCCCCGCCGCGCATCTTCAGGAAGATGCGCGGCAACGCGTTATCGTCAGCGTGCTCAACGATATCAGTTTCCGGCTCAACCCTGGCGACCGGCTCGGTCTGATCGGCGGCAACGGTGCGGGAAAGACCACGCTTTTGCGTGCTTTGGCGGGCATCTACGAACCGGTTGTCGGGCGGGTGCGCGTGAGCGGCACGATGGGCACGTTGCTGGACACGAATTTGGGGATGAATCCAGAACTGACGGGGGCGGAAAATGTGCGTCTGCGTTGTCTGTTCTTCGGGATAAGCCGCACGAAAACGGCGCAGATTTTACGTGATGTCGAAGATTTCGCCGAACTTGGCGCGTTCCTCGATATGCCGGTGAAAACCTATAGTTCCGGCATGGTGGTTCGTTTGGCTTTCGGTTTGGCCACGGCCATCGCGCCGCAGGTTCTGTTGATGGATGAATGGTTCATGGCCGGAGACGCCACCTTTATTCACAAGGCGCGCGCGCGGTTGGAAAGCCTTGTTGAACAGGCGGAAATTCTTGTGGTCTCGTCTCACCAACCCGAGATTATGCGGCAGTGGTGTACGCGTTTGATCTGGCTGGAGAACGGCGTCATCCGCATGGATGGCGCGCCGGAAGCGGTGCTGGACGCCTATCTCAGCGCTTGA
- a CDS encoding ABC transporter permease produces the protein MTKPHDADVRREPTLDLSPLRGLAQFKAMGRDFAEGLRLLPLALALGWLDVKMRYRGSMLGPFWLTISTAVMVAAFGVLYAKLFHLDVANYLPFLSLSLVLWGYISTMLAEATTVFTQESGLIHATRMALSVYVLRAIVRNVLVLLHNVAVVIVVFVIFHVHPARLWQVPLAALLWLVDSMAATFILGVLGARFRDIPPIVTSIIQVFFFITPIIWHPELLGGGKEWLLLDPFFPILQILRAPFLGEVTGRMIWAAALAHSVVLCIAAAGVFSRFRARIAYWV, from the coding sequence ATGACGAAACCGCACGACGCGGACGTGCGGCGGGAGCCGACGCTCGACCTTTCCCCATTACGGGGATTGGCGCAGTTCAAAGCGATGGGGCGGGATTTCGCCGAAGGTTTGCGCCTGCTGCCGCTGGCTCTGGCTTTAGGCTGGCTTGACGTCAAGATGCGCTATCGCGGGTCCATGCTCGGGCCGTTCTGGCTAACGATTTCCACGGCTGTCATGGTGGCGGCTTTCGGTGTGCTTTACGCCAAGTTGTTTCATCTGGATGTCGCGAATTATCTTCCGTTTCTTTCGCTTTCCCTAGTGTTGTGGGGATATATCTCCACCATGTTGGCGGAAGCGACCACGGTTTTCACGCAGGAAAGCGGGCTGATTCACGCAACGCGCATGGCGCTCAGCGTCTATGTTCTGCGCGCGATCGTGCGCAATGTGCTGGTTCTGCTGCATAATGTCGCGGTCGTGATCGTCGTGTTCGTCATTTTTCATGTGCACCCCGCGCGTCTTTGGCAAGTTCCGCTCGCTGCGCTCCTTTGGCTGGTCGATAGTATGGCCGCTACCTTTATCCTCGGCGTTCTGGGCGCACGCTTTCGCGATATTCCGCCTATCGTCACGTCGATCATCCAGGTTTTCTTCTTCATCACGCCCATCATCTGGCACCCGGAGCTTTTGGGGGGCGGCAAAGAATGGCTGCTGCTGGACCCGTTCTTCCCGATATTGCAAATCCTGCGCGCGCCCTTCTTGGGGGAGGTGACGGGCAGAATGATTTGGGCGGCGGCGCTGGCCCATAGCGTGGTTTTGTGCATCGCCGCGGCGGGAGTGTTCAGCCGCTTCCGCGCGCGTATCGCTTATTGGGTTTGA
- a CDS encoding MBL fold metallo-hydrolase, with translation MRWLLVLIGMWVWPFSALAGGFDVVALGAHGGLEDGNLSAYLVRPIGEDRGVLCDAGTIFNGLEMAERRGAVSAIAIPPGTSWTRSGYIAREVVKGYLISHAHLDHVAGLLVLSPDDAPKPIYALASTNRAISQHLFNGAIWPNMGDRGNSPRIGLYHYRDLSIAVSISIDGTNLRVTAYPLSHGGIASTAFLIENGSDALLYLGDTGPDDIEHSHALHALWQAIALRLQAHRLKAIMVECSYDDSRPDQLLFGHLSPHWLLRELREMQKIGGVSLKGLPVLVTHIKPTLKAAPAPERTILSELEAGNSGLGVRFVIAEQGAHWMWR, from the coding sequence ATGCGCTGGCTGCTCGTGCTGATTGGAATGTGGGTTTGGCCGTTTTCCGCGCTGGCGGGTGGTTTCGATGTGGTTGCGCTTGGCGCGCATGGCGGGTTGGAGGACGGCAATCTCAGCGCGTATCTGGTGCGCCCGATTGGAGAGGATCGTGGCGTGTTGTGCGATGCGGGCACGATCTTCAATGGGTTGGAAATGGCCGAACGTCGGGGCGCGGTGAGTGCTATCGCCATTCCCCCCGGCACTTCCTGGACCCGATCGGGCTATATCGCGCGTGAAGTCGTCAAGGGCTATCTGATCAGCCATGCCCATTTGGACCATGTCGCCGGGTTGCTTGTTCTCTCGCCGGACGATGCACCCAAACCGATCTATGCGCTGGCATCGACCAATCGCGCCATTTCGCAACATCTGTTCAATGGTGCGATCTGGCCGAATATGGGGGATCGGGGCAATTCGCCGCGAATCGGCCTCTACCATTATCGCGATCTCTCCATCGCCGTATCAATATCCATCGATGGAACGAATTTGCGCGTGACGGCCTATCCGCTCAGCCATGGCGGCATCGCATCCACGGCGTTTCTCATAGAAAACGGCTCCGATGCTCTGCTTTACCTTGGCGATACTGGGCCGGATGACATTGAGCATAGCCATGCCCTCCATGCCTTATGGCAGGCGATTGCGCTCCGCCTTCAGGCCCATCGCCTCAAAGCCATCATGGTGGAGTGTTCCTATGACGACTCTCGGCCGGACCAACTTTTATTCGGCCATCTCTCACCTCATTGGTTGCTGCGCGAGTTGCGAGAGATGCAGAAAATCGGCGGTGTTTCGCTCAAAGGGTTGCCGGTTCTGGTCACGCATATCAAACCGACATTGAAGGCGGCCCCCGCGCCGGAGCGGACTATTTTATCGGAATTGGAAGCGGGAAATTCCGGTTTGGGCGTTCGTTTCGTGATCGCCGAACAGGGCGCGCATTGGATGTGGCGTTAG
- a CDS encoding isoaspartyl peptidase/L-asparaginase family protein gives MKSAVFALTAFLVCGAAYADTKPVLVIHGGAGVVRTDLSPERRQAVENALSHALHDGYAALQAGRPATEAVTAAITVLENDPNFNAGRGAVFTHDGKNEMDSAIMDGMTRRAGAVAGVHHIKNPILLAQAVMEHSPHVLLIGDGAETFARSQGFVMMPEKYFWTQHRWDQLQEALKDDAAGKQHGALPLDRHFGTVGAVALDKAGHLAAGTSTGGLTDKLYGRVGDSPLIGAGTYADAHCAFSGTGWGEYYIRTVAAHEVCMRVGALHQPLAQAAEEVIDQEIPAMGGNGGAIVVDESGNIALPFNTDGMYRAWIGKDGKAHVAIFK, from the coding sequence GTGAAGTCTGCTGTATTTGCCCTTACTGCGTTTCTTGTTTGCGGCGCGGCCTATGCCGACACCAAGCCGGTATTGGTTATCCACGGTGGCGCAGGCGTGGTACGCACCGATCTGTCACCCGAACGCCGGCAGGCCGTCGAGAATGCGCTGTCTCACGCATTGCACGACGGATACGCGGCTCTTCAGGCTGGCCGCCCGGCAACGGAAGCGGTGACCGCCGCCATTACGGTTTTGGAGAACGACCCGAACTTCAATGCAGGGCGCGGGGCGGTTTTCACGCATGACGGCAAGAACGAGATGGATTCCGCGATCATGGATGGCATGACCCGGCGCGCTGGCGCCGTTGCGGGCGTGCATCACATCAAGAACCCGATTTTGCTGGCCCAAGCCGTGATGGAACATTCGCCTCATGTGCTGCTGATCGGCGATGGTGCGGAGACTTTCGCGCGCAGCCAAGGTTTCGTCATGATGCCGGAGAAATATTTCTGGACGCAGCACCGATGGGACCAGCTTCAGGAAGCGCTGAAAGACGATGCGGCTGGTAAGCAGCACGGCGCACTGCCGTTGGACCGGCATTTCGGCACGGTGGGCGCTGTCGCACTAGACAAGGCGGGGCACCTGGCGGCGGGCACGTCGACAGGGGGCCTGACGGACAAGCTTTACGGACGCGTGGGCGATTCTCCGCTGATCGGCGCAGGAACCTACGCCGATGCCCATTGCGCATTCTCTGGAACAGGCTGGGGAGAATATTACATCCGGACCGTCGCGGCGCACGAGGTGTGCATGCGGGTCGGCGCACTGCACCAACCCTTGGCCCAAGCAGCCGAGGAGGTGATCGACCAGGAAATCCCCGCCATGGGCGGCAATGGCGGCGCGATCGTCGTGGATGAGAGCGGCAATATTGCCCTCCCTTTCAATACGGATGGCATGTATCGCGCCTGGATCGGCAAAGACGGAAAGGCGCATGTGGCGATCTTCAAATAA
- a CDS encoding cupin domain-containing protein, whose protein sequence is MSNGRGRAADFSERRHGAASCRDRAAHYVGKIILASQGHDMEAGGFVHLPVGMPHALKTESDSIVMQISGTGPLGMEYVNASDDPRRQK, encoded by the coding sequence ATGTCAAATGGCAGGGGGCGCGCCGCCGATTTTTCCGAAAGGCGCCATGGTGCAGCCTCATGCCGTGATCGCGCCGCACATTATGTCGGCAAAATCATCCTGGCTTCGCAGGGACACGATATGGAGGCTGGCGGTTTCGTGCATCTCCCGGTCGGGATGCCGCATGCGTTGAAAACCGAAAGCGATAGCATCGTAATGCAAATTTCCGGCACGGGGCCGTTGGGTATGGAATATGTCAATGCTTCGGACGATCCGCGCCGTCAGAAATAA